Below is a genomic region from Microbacterium sp. LWO12-1.2.
CCACATCATCGACCTCCAGCAGTCGCTCGGCTACATCGACAAGGCCTACGACTTCGTCAAGGAGACCGTCGCCCACGGTGGCACGATCCTCTTCGTCGGCACGAAGAAGCAGGCGCAGGAGATCCTCGCCGAGCAGGCGACCCGCGTGGGCCAGCCCTTCGTCAACCAGCGCTGGCTCGGTGGACTCCTCACCAACTTCCAGACGATCTCCAAGCGTCTCGCACGCATGAAGGAGCTCGAGGAGCTGGACTACGAGACCCCGGCGAACAGCGGCTTCACGAAGAAGGAGCTGCTTCTCAAGAAGCGCGAGCTCGACAAGCTGCACAAGTCGCTCGGCGGTATCCGCAACCTCACCAAGACGCCTTCGGCCATCTGGGTCGTCGACGCCAAGCGCGAGCACCTCGCGATCGATGAGGCCAAGAAGCTCGGCATCCCCGTGATCGGCATCCTCGACACGAACGCCGACCCGGATGACTTCCAGTACCCGATCCCCGGCAACGACGACGCGATCCGCTCCGTCTCGCTGCTGACCCGCATCATCGCGGACGCCGCTGCCGAGGGCCTGCAGCAGAAGCACAACCCCGAGACGGGCGACGCTGAGCCGCTCGCCGACTGGGAGAAGGAGCTTCTCGAGACCCCCGTTCAGGAGTCCGCTGACGCTGCGGAGATCGTGACCGCTGAGGACGAGGCCGCCGTCGTCGAGACGCCCGCCGCTGACGAGACCGCTGCCGATGCAGCCGGTGCCGAAGCACACGACGAGGCCATCGCCGCCGCTTCCGGTGAGGAGACCGCTGAGGTCGCCGCCGCCGAGGCAGCTGACGCCAAGTAATCCCCTCGAACCGACATACATTACGAAGCAAGGAGCCACCACACATGGCCAACTTCACCATCGCGGACCTCAAGGCGCTGCGTGAGCAGCTCGGCACGGGAATGGTCGACACCAAGAAGGCACTCGAGGAGGCTGACGGCGACGTCGAGAAGGCCACCGAGATCCTGCGCCTGAAGGGTGCCAAGGGCAACGCGAAGCG
It encodes:
- the rpsB gene encoding 30S ribosomal protein S2 produces the protein MAVVTIRQLLDSGVHFGHQTRRWNPKVKRFILTERSGIHIIDLQQSLGYIDKAYDFVKETVAHGGTILFVGTKKQAQEILAEQATRVGQPFVNQRWLGGLLTNFQTISKRLARMKELEELDYETPANSGFTKKELLLKKRELDKLHKSLGGIRNLTKTPSAIWVVDAKREHLAIDEAKKLGIPVIGILDTNADPDDFQYPIPGNDDAIRSVSLLTRIIADAAAEGLQQKHNPETGDAEPLADWEKELLETPVQESADAAEIVTAEDEAAVVETPAADETAADAAGAEAHDEAIAAASGEETAEVAAAEAADAK